atataggaaaatattagttttatttaaaaaaagcatttaattaatatgtaggTAGGGATTACAGGGATTTGATCTAGATGAATCAGATTATTTTGAATAGGGATCAGTAgggatcatattttttttaaggatatttgtaaattatatttaagaattcattaaatttttctaaataaaagttttagaatataaatagatgGCTTATACAATTGTTGCTTTAGGAATAGTGCTTAAAGtagaatttgtttaaaatgcaTGTATAACAAgtgataataatagtagtaggTAGAAATTCTGGAACTgtgtagaatatatttaatttttttaaattttttaattaattatcaatattttatattttcatggcaatgaatatataaaatattgatttatgtaTGTGAAGTGATGTGTGTGCTTTATGTAGAGTTgcatataattaagatataatttaatttttactttcagagatttaatttatatcttaagaATTCTTTTGTTGTTTGTTTTGCACAAACATTTGATCAAAGATCAAATGTTTTGCAAACctacatcaaaaaaaaaatttattaattttaaataaatttttttgagtaaAAAAGCTTGGAATCGTAGATGCAATGAATTTCttgcatatacatacatgtatatatagatatacacatgtatgtatatcttttttcgagaataagataaatatagttTCTATGTTAGCCATAGTAAATTgcagaaattgtaaaaattactgCTTTTTTCATGGTCGATATTTCAGAATGTAACACAAAAATCTTATAAGATGTCGTGTCTATCCTGATTTATAGTCTATGGTaaagtattgaaaattgagTACAACACTTGAGTTTCAATACTTTTCAAGAGATGGCGTTACTAAAGAAAGTAACAGTTATTCTCTATATTACATTTGTGTTCTTTGTTCGATGAAAATCAACAATATAACCTTAAAATTAGGAATTATACGTTTAAGTATCACGTGgagtgattaaaaataaattttttaagttttttgttataaatgtaatttcaaaatagtgtgattatattaaagtattaatttttatttcataaactaAATGTAATCAACCGAGTCTCGATTGATAAAGTTTGTGCGATgatagaaattaatacatattaaaaaattgaaaattaaatattattataaaaatattgtataaaaaatgagTGATTCTGAAAAAGAGGATGATCCCAAGACAACAGGTCCAGTGGACAATGCCTGGTCATTAGAAATTCCATCTTTTAAACCTGAAGACAATCCTAATCGTTTACTTCAAGAAAGTTCATTTGCAACTTTGTTCCCAAAATACAgagaacaatatttaaaagaacattGGCCATTGATTCAGAAAGCTTTAGATGATTATGCAATCAAAGCTGAATTAGATTTCATTGAAGGTAGTATGACTGTGAAAACTACTAGAAAAACATGGGatccatatattataattaaagctCGTGACATGATCAAACTTATGTCAAGATCTGTTCCTTTTGAACAAGCAGTTAGAGTACTTCAAGATGATATTAGttcagatattataaaaatatcttcttttgtAAGAAACCGAGAAAAATTTGTCAAGAGACGTCAGAGGCTTATAGGACCAAAAGGATGCACTTTGAAATCCATTGAATTATTGACAAATTGTTATGTTCTTGTACAAGGACAGACAGTGGCTGCATTAGGTCCTTATAGAAGTCTTCCATTAGTTAGACGTATTGTTGAAGATACTATGAAAAACATTCatcctatttataatattaaagcaTTAATGATTAAGAGAGAACTGGCAAAAGATCcaaaattaaagaatgaaaattgggAGAGATTTTTGCCTAAATTCagtagtaaaaatattaataagaggaAGCAGCCgaagaataagaaagagaaaaaaccaTATACTCCGTTCCCACCTCCTCAACAAGAGAGCAAGATAGACAAGATGATAAGTACaggagaatattttttgaacgaaCAGCAGAAAAGAgccaagaagaagaaagaacaaGATATCAAGCACCAGGAGGCTGAGAAAAGAAGACAAGAACGTAGGGCGCAAGCATTTGTACCTCCTGAGGAGGCAtctaaagagaaaaaggaagagaaggatGATATAAACTTAGATGAATTTAAGAAGAAGGTTAATAATGCACTCAAAAAACGTAGtgcaaaatcataatatttaaaccacatctttaattgtaaattaattgtcATTCTTACAAGACTATTcactatattatttgatatttttaactaaataaaatatttgctggttaaaaaaacatttgctggttgtctaaaaaaaaaacacttttcATAAACTTTGGAATAATTCcatcgttttattaaaaaactttgttCCTATGAGTTATAATATCGCGTTCTTAATGTAcgagatacaaatatatataagtatgtacaaaatgtatatacttatatatatttctgtttggatttttaatatgatacatTTGCAAAATACAGAGTCGTAGAAATTCAACGTGCACACCTTGAAGACAGGTATTCAGTCGAAAACGAACGttcatatgtatgtattttcttttatttccatgattatttttatttgcagaaattgtaaattcattataatttcgacGTAGTTTTATTATCCAAaggataatgtaataaattaaaagtacatgtaataaattaaattaaaaaaaaaattcatctcaAAAACGTTGCTTTTTCGCGTACCGAGTCTTCaatgcattattaaaattaacatatcaaattgcaattaaaaagaattgggttcaacaatatttaaaaaaatcaacgtATATAAAGTGATCAACGTGTCGCAATAGAAAAATCAGGGAAGTATTCGTGATAATGTACAACGTAatcttaaacatttaaatgccGTTTCGTTTATCTTACAGCTTATAAATTCATGGAAGTacgctttttatattataacttatatcatagatatattatttacaattgcaCGCGATTATGCCTGGTTGCTCGCGAATTCGTGGcaaaaaaatctcgaataatatcGTGTATTCGCTTCGAATTAATTCAGAGACGCCTTAGGACGGGAGACAGACGATTGAATATGATCgcgcatttaaatatttacaacatCGATTCGCGAGTCGATTTGGGGAGAAcctaaaattcgaaagaaacgagttccccgtattattatttaattatctttttaatttattttgtccgTTCGATTATAGGATTTCATGATAGAATTCCATTAGGAAAAAAGTTAGGTGTAAATTGTTCACAGCGTTTCGTTTTGtaattgaatgataaaatcggagtgtttgaattaaaaatacgtaCTAAAAAGAGAAGTGCGCGATAAAAATACACTCTatgcaataatattcattatctcGCATCTATTCAAGATATTATGCATAGAGCGGAatgattattcataaaatttaagccAAATTTGCtcgaaatattcgtatttataagaatttgtcAATAAAAGAGATCTTTTAAACCCATATGTACAATTGCACCAGTTGAAAATACGATTAAATCTGAATGATACTGTCTAATTAGCTTAGCTTAACCGGTTTTTAAGAATAGAAACGATCTTTCTTCGAATGTACATcgcatttttaaatctaagaaTATGTGTAAATAGGCGATTAGGGGCGCGTTCGGTATTATACAAAAGCttacaataattttcgatagCGTAACTTCtgtgtacatatacatatacgtgtgTTAAATATCGTATGCGAGATGACGGCAGTCGGATCATTGTCGTCGTGAAAATAGTATCAGTGTACAAAAAATCGTTCTCTCGCCTACATATTGCTGTATAATAATCGCTCCATTTATTTTTGCCTTGGAAAGACTCAACGTGTCGTAGGCAATTTAGTCATCTAATATATTCTTCTCTAAGAAAACGAATTTTGTCACCACGAACTGGATAgaaagcaaaagaaaagaaaaaaaaaaataaagtaaaaatcaaTTGATGTAATCGCTGTTCTATAACACGTTGAGTCTTCGCGAGGCAAACACATCCATAATTTTCAACTATTCGCACAACCAAGTaagtatacaatttttttttttatagaaaaataaatctctttGTGAGAGAATGGTAGCGCATGTCTTTGGATCGAGAAGCACCCGATTCGTATATATCACGATCGACCAATGATTTAACACAAATCGATGCGCCACGTATACCATGTGTATGTCTATGTGTCTGAATACGTGTGGCTAAGAAAGAATAGTCGATTTGAAAATAGCGTTTTTCGTTATTCGATCATTCGCTTAAGGCcgtgaaaataaaagttaaataaaatcggtatcgtatttttaatcgttttgttTGCTTCTCGTTG
The DNA window shown above is from Apis cerana isolate GH-2021 linkage group LG4, AcerK_1.0, whole genome shotgun sequence and carries:
- the LOC108003573 gene encoding KRR1 small subunit processome component homolog — its product is MSDSEKEDDPKTTGPVDNAWSLEIPSFKPEDNPNRLLQESSFATLFPKYREQYLKEHWPLIQKALDDYAIKAELDFIEGSMTVKTTRKTWDPYIIIKARDMIKLMSRSVPFEQAVRVLQDDISSDIIKISSFVRNREKFVKRRQRLIGPKGCTLKSIELLTNCYVLVQGQTVAALGPYRSLPLVRRIVEDTMKNIHPIYNIKALMIKRELAKDPKLKNENWERFLPKFSSKNINKRKQPKNKKEKKPYTPFPPPQQESKIDKMISTGEYFLNEQQKRAKKKKEQDIKHQEAEKRRQERRAQAFVPPEEASKEKKEEKDDINLDEFKKKVNNALKKRSAKS